Part of the Candidatus Krumholzibacteriota bacterium genome is shown below.
CCGGATAGATCTGCCCGGGCTGAGTATTATTACACGGAAGAACAGCAGACAATCCTGAACCGATCTTTTAGGATCAATTGCTGAGGGCTTTAAATTCACCGAGCATCCATTTTCGGGCAAGCAGTAATCCGATCGGGCTTATAACGGCAATAGACCCGTAGATTAACCACATGAAACCCGTACTCATTTCAGCGGGAGAGGTATCCAGGGGGCAATACTGTACAAGGAACCAGCCGGAGTAAAATCCGGTTACAACTTTTGTCAAAAACCAGGGGAATTGTCCTACTCCCATGTAGAGTCCGGTTTTGCCTTCCGGAGCAATTTCGGCAATCCATTGCAGGAAGCGTGGCTGCCACATAGCTTCACCTATGGTCATAAGCAATATGTATGTCAGAAAGAGGATCACATTCGGCCCGAAAGACAGCAGAAATGTCGGCAAAGCCATTACGAAAGTGCCGAGGATCATCATCTTGTAGATATTTGCCTTGGCGGTCAATCCCGCGACGAGAGGAGTTAAGAAGAAGATCAAAATGGGATTGAGATTGGTAAAAACTTCGAAGTACTCAGAGACCACGGTTCCTTCGAACGCCCTGTCTAAATAATAGGGGAGCGTTAACCAGTTGTGGGCAAAGAGTGTCTGAACCGGAATGAGTATGAAAATAAAAAATGAAAAATACTTGTTTCTGAACGGGTGATAGGGGCGTCTTTTCAGAAAATCAGCCGCGGCAAGAACCGCCGTTAAAATAAAGAGTGTGAAAACTGTGTCAATTCTAACTTCCAGGCCGAAAAGCTTGAAAAGGAAGATTTTGTTGAATGAAAGTCCAAGCCCCGGACCTGAGATCAGAAATAGACCAATCGCGGCGGTTATATATACTATGAGAGGAATATTATTGATTTTTTCCTCTGGGCGCTCTTCACCTTTGCTTTCAGCTTCTTTCTCTTCTTCACCGGAGGATATTTCGTCATTTTCTCTGGCGATTCTTTTGACCGCGTTTTTATCCGTCTTCTTAGTAAGGATCAAAGCCGTGATTATCAACGCGAGAACTGTGAGAATAACGTATACCCAGAATACAGCCGTCAATCCGTTGGGAGGAAAGGCGGATTCGGATTTCTGTCTTGTAAAAGAGGAGAGAAATCCGGAGAAAAAAGCGCCGAGATTCATAAGTCCGTAAACTACAGCATATCCCATAGCCGCGGTTCTTTTATTTGTGTACCTTTTTACACCCGCGTAGGCCGCCGGCTGATATAGACCGTATCCTATAACCATGATCAAGAGGCCGCTGTTCATTACAAAAAACATCGGAGACCACAGCCCGGATCCGAGGTTGAGGGTGCCGGACAGAGCCACCATAGTCCTGCCGATGGCCATCGTAGCGAAAGCGAGAAGGAGTGATTTTCTGACTCCTATCTTATCCGTAAACCCCCCAAGCAGGAGCATCGCGAGAGTAATTCCGCCGGTTACAAAACTGTAGATCAAGCTCGCCTGGGTATCAAGAAGGGAGAGGTTTTCCGATGAAAATTTCCCTAAAATAGTTAATATTCCGAAATATACAAGCCCCTCAACGATGTAGGGAATATTGATACCCCAAAGGGCTTTGGGGGCTTTTAAGAAAGCTGTTAATGTTTCTTTAAGTTCACGGAAAGAGTCCTTGACGATTTTACCGAATGGTTTCCTGATCTTCTCTTCTGCTTCTGCCTGTTCTTTCATTCCGGCTCCTTGGAGAAAAGTAAATTCGACTGGTCTGATAAACAGCTGGCGTACTCTTCGATAAAGACTGAGCATAAAGTAGTGTTATTTCCCTGTATTATCAAGAGGTCTTTATAAATATTCCAACCTGATTTTTCCTGTGGGGAGAAAGTGTATTTGGCAGAGTACCTTTTTAGGGTTTATTATTACCAGCTGATGAAAGTATTGCCCGGCCCTTTTTGCTCATTAAGGCCGGAGTTGCCGCGGGCGAACAGAAATTCGTCCTGTAAGCTTCGAGCGGAGCTTGTAAAGTTGTGTAGAGTGTCACGGGTCTCGCCTAACTGTACGCATCTTATTCCTCGCGAGATAGTTTCTGCAGAAACGGATCAGTTGTTCCCCGTAGATGTACGGTTGGAACATCAGGCGGGAAGAATCAACTCTTTCCCTTTTGATCACGGCCCCGGAATATTCCCCGCGCTGTATACAGGGCGTTTATCGCCACGGGGAATCCCGCGTAGACTGACATCTGCAGAATCACTTCGACTACTTCCTGACGTGTAGCCCCGTTATTCAGAGCGGAGTGAATGTGTACCTTCAGCTGAGGCTCGGCGTTTCCCATCGCCGTTAGAGCTGAAATAGCTGCCAGTTCCCTGATTTTAAGATCCAGACCGGGACGCGAATAAATATCGCCGAAAGGATACTCTACTATATAACGTTCAATTTCGGGGATAATTTCTTTCAGATCGTCTACCGCTTTTTTGCCGCTCTTTCCGTCAACAGCGCGGAATTTTTCAAGTCCTCTTTTATATCTGCTGCTTTCCATGCTCCCTCCCGTATTTTAAGCGTTCTTAATTAGAACGACAGAGATAGTTACATATGTATTGCATATAAAGGCTATGCTGTAAACAATAAATCTTCGCCAGTTGATTTTAGGAAATGAAATGTATAATCCTCGGGGCTGGAGAGACAAGTATGAAACAAATACTCTTAGAATTTCGTAAATAAAAGGTATTAAGGCCCTGCCGGCAGTATAACGGGAGGGGAAAAAGGGAAAATTACCAATAACAACGGTGGTGAAAACGTGAAAAACAAGAAGAAAAGCGGGGGAAAGAAAAAGCTGTGGATAACCATAACGGTGGTTGTTGTCCTAGCAGCATCGGGATTTATAGTGAAGTTGATGAGCGGGGGAGAGGATACTCTCGGTCCCGTCGTAAAGGTTAAGCGAGGGGAAATAGTAGAAAAAGCGCTTGCGGTTGGTTCTATTGAACCGGACAGGGAAATTTCAGTTAAGTCGAAGGTGTCAGGGGTTGTTAAAGAGATATTCGTGGATCCGCCGGAGAGTGTAGAAAAGGGGGAACCTATTCTTGAAATAGCTCCAAATCCTACACCCATCGAGATCGCGAAGGCTAAACGGCAGGTCGAAATGGATATGATAACCCTTGAAACTGCCGAAAAGGAAATTGAAAGAAGCAGAGAACTTTTCAAGAAAAATCTTATTTCAGAAAAGGATTTTGAAGAAACCCGGAGGAATTTCAAACAGGCGAGGTTGCAGCTGAAGATAAGCAACGAACAGCTCGATCTGCTCGAAGAGGGAAAAGTCACTATTGCCGGGAAAAAAATAGAATCGGTCATAAAGGCGCCGGTCACCGGGAAGATTCTCGAGAAGATGATCAATATAGGCGATCCCGTTGTCCCCCTTACCTCTTACCAGGAGGGAACAGTCCTTATGACGATAGCGGATATGGACAGCCTGCTTTTCAAAGGGACGGTAGATGAGATCGATGTAGGCAAGCTGGATTTAGGACTTCCGGCGAAAATAAAAATCGGGGCCCTCCCTGACATTGAGATTTTTGGACTGCTGGAAAAAATTTCACTGAAGGCGAAAAAAGAAAACAGTTCGAGTATGTTCCCGGTGGAAATATCATTGGAAGACGCCGGAAGGACGGTTCTCAGGGCGGGATATTCGGCTAACGCCGACATAATCATTAATAGAGCGGACAGTGTGCTTAATATACCGGAGCGGGTCGTATATTACCGCGGCGATTCCGTATATGTTGAAATTCCGGGGAAAAATAAAACGCGCAAGAAGGTCATGATAGAAACCGGACTCTCTGACGCGATAAGAGTTGAAGTAAAATCAGGACTTGAAGAGGGGCAGGAAGTGCTTGAAAAACCCCGGAAGGAAATCTAGCGAAGCTGATGAAATTACTTTTTGTTAATCTAAGTTATCTCTTTATGCTCCTCGGAGAATTTTTCCGGGATATGAAATCTCAGAAGAAACGCACAATGCTGACTCTTTTCGGGATAGTGTGGGGCACAGCCGCGGTAGTCCTGATGATGGCCGTAGGGACCAGCACAAGAAGACAGAACATCAAGAATTTCAAAGGGCTCGGAGACAATATCATCCTTGTTTTCCCCGGCACAACAACGAAGCCCTATCGCGGTTTTGGTGTTGACAGAGATATCAGACTGGAAAGATCCGATGTGGAATTACTTAAAACCCGGATTCCACAAATAGAAAGAATAAGCGAAGAATTTTCAACGTGGAGATCCTGGGTCCGTGTCGGGAAGAAGACAAGAACCCCGCTTGTAGCGGGAGTTGCCCCTTCATATTGGAAGATGCGTAATGTAATACCACAGAGAGGGGGCCGCTTTATAAATGAGAGGGATCAAAGGGAAAAAAGGAGAGTCGTTTTTCTGGGAAATGAATTGAAGGATTTCCTCTTCGGCGAAGAATCACCGGCGGTGGGACGATTCGTCAATATCAACAACATTCCATTCAGAGTGATAGGCGTTTTGAGGAAAAAGGTCCAGAACTCAAGTTATAATTCTAGAGATAAGGACAGAGCGTATATTCCTTCTGAAACCTTCCAGACTATGTTCGGGCATCGGCATTTGAATGACATGATTATTCAACACGGGGAAGAAGCCGCGAATTCTCATCAAATCGTCCAGGGCATCAGGGAAGTTCTCGGGGATAAGTATATATTCGACTCTGCAGATGAAGACGCTCTTCACATATGGGATACCGCGGAATTCTTCAATGAATTCATGATGTTCTTTACCGGGTTCAACATATTTCTCCTCGTAATGGGAGCGGCGACACTTTGCGTGGGAGGGCTTGGAGTATCGAATATCATGTATGTTGTCGTGAGGGAAAGGACGAGAGAAATTGGCATCAAAAGAGCGGTGGGAGCTAAGAGCTGGGTGATTCAGTCGCAGTTTTTCGCGGAAACGTTTTTGATAACAATAATAGGGGCCTCAATAGGGTTTACTATCGCGTGGGGGATTATATCGCTTCTCGCGAATATGCCTGAAGCGGTAAAGAACTCTATTGGAATCCCGACTATCGATCCGCTAGTTGCCGTTGTCTCGGGGTTAATTATACTATTCGTCGGACTGATAGCGGGGTATTTCCCGGCCAGAAAGGCATCGAGGCTCGACCCTGTGGATTGTCTCAACTACTAGGAGTGATATGTGGCGTACACTTTTTCAGGAATTCGTTTTTGATCTGAAGAATCAGAGAACGCGCCTCGTATTGACTCTGGTTTCAATAATCTGGGGGACGATGTCTGTTGTCCTTCTTCTGGCTTTCGGTTTCGGACTTGAAAAGAGAATGCGTGAAGGGCAAATGAACGCGAGAGACGCCGTTGTAAGTGTATGGTCGGGAGAGACTTCAAAGAAATTTCAGGGATTGGGGCTGGGGCGGAATATATATATGCACAAGGAGGATATCGCTCTGCTGAAAAACAATATTCCCCTCGTCGATTTGATCAGTCCAAGCTTCGGAAAGGGGGTTCGCGTCAGCAAAGGGGATAACCGCACTACGACATACGCTGAAGGCGTCAGTGTTGATTTTAAGGATATGAGGCACATGTTTCCGCGGAGCGGGGGCAGGTTTCTGAATGAAAATGATATAAGGAAATCAAGGAGAGTTGTGTTTATAGGTGATGAGTTGGCTTTGAGTCTATTCGGAGACGAGGAGCCTGTGGGAGATAATATATTGATCGATGATATACCCTATACCGTAGTAGGTGTAATGCAGCCGAAACTTCAGACCTCTATGAGTAATGGGCCCGATTCGGAAAGGGTGATAATTCCTTATACGACATTTTCAGTTTCATACCAGCGAAGATGGATAAATCATATGCTTGTAAGACCCTCCGTGAAATCCAGATCGAAGGAGCTTGTAAGGGATATAAGGCATATTTTGGGGAAAAAATACAGATTTGATCCGACCGACAAGTATGCCCTGTCTGTCTGGGACGATATTGAGATGGAAAAGATCGCTTCCAAGATATTCCTGGGACTGAACATATTTTTTGGAGTTATTGGAACGCTGACGCTTGTTATCGCGGGAGTGGGGGTTGCCAATATCATGTATGTCGTGGTAAAAGAAAGGACAAGAGAACTTGGAATAAAGAGAGCGGCGGGAGCGAAAAGAAAACATATCGTATACCATTTTGTAGGCGAAGCATTTCTGATAACAGGGGGGGGAGGTGTTCTTGGTATTATTTTTTCACTTGGCGTAATAGGGCTCGCGAGTTTGATCCCAATAGATTCAGGCGTCATGAAATATATGGGCCATCCGATTTTCTCCTGGCATATTGCCGTTGTTACAGTTACTATGCTTGTTCTGATAGCTCTTCTTTCCGGGATTTTCCCGGCTCGTCAGGCCGCGGATATAGAACCGGTAGAAGCGCTGAGGTATGAGTGATTGCTCTACTTCTTCCCCTTGAGAATATCAAGCAGATTTAAAATGCCGCCCTCTTCAGAGAATTTTCCGAGTTTTGCCAGAATACCGGAAAAGCGTTCATCTTCGCGTATCTTTACGCGAAGGGTGAAGTGTCCTCCTTCGAGGTTGTCGGGAGGTTTGATGACCGCGTCTTTGGGAAGACCCGCGCTTTTTATGATTGATGAAATTTTTTTAAGGTCCTCCCCGAGCACGGGGTAACAGGCGTTGTGAAGTGATTCGACAAGTGAATCTTTTCCTCGGCGAAACCCGGACAGAAATTTATCCCATTTCCCCCCGCCCTGATCCGCGAGATACAGCATAAGACGGACGGCTTTTTTTTGCTTGCCTCGGTTTAGCCCTTCACCGGCGAGAAGATACGCGGCCTCTGCCGGATCAATAGAGGGATGTTCTGAAAGAGCGAGGAGGTCTCCGGTGGAAATGTCACCTCTGTGCAAAAATTGGAGAATATTGTCCGGAAGCTTCAGTAACTCTAAGAGACGGTGAGCATAGCCGGCAGAGATCTGTCTTTTAAAAATCCCAAAGAGAAGAGGCAAAATTTCTTCCGCACTTAACCCGGAAAAAGAAGCGGTTTTATCGATGGCGATTATTCTTTCAAGTTCGGAGAGCTCTTTTCCGAACGATAATTCTTCGACGCGCAGCTTGAGTATTTCAAGGGCTTCATACCGCGGGGCCGGAAGAACAACGGCGCTGATTTTTTTCAATCCTGCCTTGGCCGCGGCGGCAAGACGCCTGTGTCCGAAAATGACAACACTGTCTTCTATACTTCCGCCTTCTGTTTTCATAAGCGCGGGAGGGTGCAGCAGTCCCAGGCCGGCTACAGATTCTGAGAGCTGCTGGTCGCTTTTGCTTTCAGCTTTTTCTCCCGGAAGGTGTCTTCTTACCCTCAGGGGAGCGTCTCTTCCGATATTAATATCGCCGGGGTTTATCCTGATTGATTCTTTGTAAAAATGCTCGAGGTCGATTTTCATAATATTATTAAAACAGTTTATATATACTTTTTCCATATTAAACAGGAAAAAATTTTCTTCTATGTTGCGGATAAGCTTGAATTTATTATCTTTAATATAGTAAATTGTGTAATAATAGGACAGTCAATATTTGTGGAGTCAAGAGGCTCAGTGTTTGCGCTTTTATGCCTTTGGAAAATTAGAATATTCAGCCGAGAGATATTATAACGGACAGTTTATTCGGAAGGAGGAGATGAAGTGAGGAGTTTGAATTTCAAAGTAACAACAATTTTAGTTTTATCTGTTTGCGCTGTTTTAGTTTACGGCTGCAGTGAAGAGAATATGATTAAGCCGCCGGCTCCCGCGGAACAAATGTGGGAAGCGCTAGATAACAAGATCGAGAATAGCGGCGGTATTCTTTCAATGAAATTTAATTCCAGCGATGATCTTTATGTCCTTACGCTACGCGACAGCAGAGCTTTGTATTACAAGGATCACAACAGCCAGATATGGGGGAAGACAGACTCTGTGAATGTTGACAGCGTGCTCTACACAATAAGATCCTTTGCATTTAATA
Proteins encoded:
- a CDS encoding MFS transporter — its product is MKEQAEAEEKIRKPFGKIVKDSFRELKETLTAFLKAPKALWGINIPYIVEGLVYFGILTILGKFSSENLSLLDTQASLIYSFVTGGITLAMLLLGGFTDKIGVRKSLLLAFATMAIGRTMVALSGTLNLGSGLWSPMFFVMNSGLLIMVIGYGLYQPAAYAGVKRYTNKRTAAMGYAVVYGLMNLGAFFSGFLSSFTRQKSESAFPPNGLTAVFWVYVILTVLALIITALILTKKTDKNAVKRIARENDEISSGEEEKEAESKGEERPEEKINNIPLIVYITAAIGLFLISGPGLGLSFNKIFLFKLFGLEVRIDTVFTLFILTAVLAAADFLKRRPYHPFRNKYFSFFIFILIPVQTLFAHNWLTLPYYLDRAFEGTVVSEYFEVFTNLNPILIFFLTPLVAGLTAKANIYKMMILGTFVMALPTFLLSFGPNVILFLTYILLMTIGEAMWQPRFLQWIAEIAPEGKTGLYMGVGQFPWFLTKVVTGFYSGWFLVQYCPLDTSPAEMSTGFMWLIYGSIAVISPIGLLLARKWMLGEFKALSN
- a CDS encoding carboxymuconolactone decarboxylase family protein; protein product: MESSRYKRGLEKFRAVDGKSGKKAVDDLKEIIPEIERYIVEYPFGDIYSRPGLDLKIRELAAISALTAMGNAEPQLKVHIHSALNNGATRQEVVEVILQMSVYAGFPVAINALYTARGIFRGRDQKGKS
- a CDS encoding efflux RND transporter periplasmic adaptor subunit, producing MKNKKKSGGKKKLWITITVVVVLAASGFIVKLMSGGEDTLGPVVKVKRGEIVEKALAVGSIEPDREISVKSKVSGVVKEIFVDPPESVEKGEPILEIAPNPTPIEIAKAKRQVEMDMITLETAEKEIERSRELFKKNLISEKDFEETRRNFKQARLQLKISNEQLDLLEEGKVTIAGKKIESVIKAPVTGKILEKMINIGDPVVPLTSYQEGTVLMTIADMDSLLFKGTVDEIDVGKLDLGLPAKIKIGALPDIEIFGLLEKISLKAKKENSSSMFPVEISLEDAGRTVLRAGYSANADIIINRADSVLNIPERVVYYRGDSVYVEIPGKNKTRKKVMIETGLSDAIRVEVKSGLEEGQEVLEKPRKEI
- a CDS encoding ABC transporter permease, which codes for MKLLFVNLSYLFMLLGEFFRDMKSQKKRTMLTLFGIVWGTAAVVLMMAVGTSTRRQNIKNFKGLGDNIILVFPGTTTKPYRGFGVDRDIRLERSDVELLKTRIPQIERISEEFSTWRSWVRVGKKTRTPLVAGVAPSYWKMRNVIPQRGGRFINERDQREKRRVVFLGNELKDFLFGEESPAVGRFVNINNIPFRVIGVLRKKVQNSSYNSRDKDRAYIPSETFQTMFGHRHLNDMIIQHGEEAANSHQIVQGIREVLGDKYIFDSADEDALHIWDTAEFFNEFMMFFTGFNIFLLVMGAATLCVGGLGVSNIMYVVVRERTREIGIKRAVGAKSWVIQSQFFAETFLITIIGASIGFTIAWGIISLLANMPEAVKNSIGIPTIDPLVAVVSGLIILFVGLIAGYFPARKASRLDPVDCLNY
- a CDS encoding ABC transporter permease, with the translated sequence MWRTLFQEFVFDLKNQRTRLVLTLVSIIWGTMSVVLLLAFGFGLEKRMREGQMNARDAVVSVWSGETSKKFQGLGLGRNIYMHKEDIALLKNNIPLVDLISPSFGKGVRVSKGDNRTTTYAEGVSVDFKDMRHMFPRSGGRFLNENDIRKSRRVVFIGDELALSLFGDEEPVGDNILIDDIPYTVVGVMQPKLQTSMSNGPDSERVIIPYTTFSVSYQRRWINHMLVRPSVKSRSKELVRDIRHILGKKYRFDPTDKYALSVWDDIEMEKIASKIFLGLNIFFGVIGTLTLVIAGVGVANIMYVVVKERTRELGIKRAAGAKRKHIVYHFVGEAFLITGGGGVLGIIFSLGVIGLASLIPIDSGVMKYMGHPIFSWHIAVVTVTMLVLIALLSGIFPARQAADIEPVEALRYE
- a CDS encoding ParB N-terminal domain-containing protein, with protein sequence MKIDLEHFYKESIRINPGDINIGRDAPLRVRRHLPGEKAESKSDQQLSESVAGLGLLHPPALMKTEGGSIEDSVVIFGHRRLAAAAKAGLKKISAVVLPAPRYEALEILKLRVEELSFGKELSELERIIAIDKTASFSGLSAEEILPLLFGIFKRQISAGYAHRLLELLKLPDNILQFLHRGDISTGDLLALSEHPSIDPAEAAYLLAGEGLNRGKQKKAVRLMLYLADQGGGKWDKFLSGFRRGKDSLVESLHNACYPVLGEDLKKISSIIKSAGLPKDAVIKPPDNLEGGHFTLRVKIREDERFSGILAKLGKFSEEGGILNLLDILKGKK